gcgactcgaaccgtagtaaagggacctctggctaatctggcgggttccgtgtcgggctggtagcgaaaactagctttactttgttgtctgggtcaactttgcttgcggagacagagagagcgttgaaaggctgctccaacggaacttattttttccggaggaaaacaaacacagtgtacagttgagtcttaatagcttacttacagctgggctcatcaggcactcttcttggctgcagtggttattattatatttacatgcttccaggtcccgtttttgctccgtgacagctcggacttttcctttctctccctccctcgctcacagacacataacgtgtatggtagtccattctcgctgcagcacggactacactgcccatgatgctacattctttagggccatgcctgtagcattctgccttttagcttagcacaacaacaacaacaacaaaagcactctctcacccaggaaacacgcagagagagagcgtcaccctgtaaccatggcaaccgtaaggctgccgcctggaacaacagaacatagctgtcaaacaaacccaaacagtcctgactcGCGAGAATATGAAacaccgccgtgtaatccatttatttcaccaaagtaactgtattctgaataccacctttttaaacggtaactgtaacggaatacagttactcatattttgtattctaaatatgtaacggcggtacatgtattccgttactccccaacactgttgaCGATGCAGACAAACAAAGAGCGATATTAATAAGTGTCGTCGGAGCAGCGACGTACAGCTTGATGCGAAACCTTCTCAGCCCGGCCAAGCCCAAAGACAAAACCTTCCAAGAGCTGGTGCTTCTGATGTAAAATCACTTCGATCCGAAGTCCAGTGAAATTGTGCAAAGGTATAAATTCGTCTCTTGCTCCCGCAAGCCGAATGAAACCGTCATGGAATATGTAGCGGAGCTGCATCGCCTGGCACAGGATTGTAACTATGGCAACACGTTACAACAGATGTTGAGAGATAGCATCGTCTGCAGAATTAAGGATGACCGAATTCAGAGACGTCTCTTGTCAGAAATAGATCTCACTTTTGACAAGGCCCTGTCAGTTGCAGTAGCCATGGAGACTGCAAATAAAAATGCACAGGATCTGCAGACCTCAGGGACGTCAACAAAATGTTTCAGTCTCACCAGAGGACAAAAGGAGAGTCGTACCTTTAAAGGAGAAAGCAAAGAGTGTTATCGTTGCAAAGGAACCAAGCACACAGCAGCAGACTGTAAgtacaaacaagaaaaatgtcatGCTTGTGGTAAAGTGGGACACATAGCCAGAGCTTGTAGAAGCAAGACTGAACTGAACCACAAAAAGTATGGCTCGACATatgtaaataaagacaaaaagcaGAGTTCACACTACAGAACTCACAATGTGGGCGAGAAAGCAGATAACAGCAAAACTGATAGCTCTGAAGATGACTCTTGCACTTTGGACTGTGTCAAGTGCAGTCCAGGGCACAAAAGAAAACTGTTCAAGTTAGGGCGTGGCAGTGTGGTGCACTTGAGAAAAGTGGACCCCTACACTGTGGATATGCAAATTGATGGGAAAATGGTGAACTTTGAAATAGACACTGGATGTTGCCTAACAGTCACGAACGAAGCAACATTCAGAGAAACAGGGAAAGACACCAAGCCCCCCAGCCTGCAGCCCATCAAAATTAAGCTGGAAACTTATACAGGGGATCCTGTTAAGGTGATTGGTGCAACACGAGTCAGCGTCaaatacaagcagcagaaaaaacATCTGCCCCTGGTGGTGGTCGAAGGCGACAGCCCCAGCTTGCTAGGTCGAGCTTGGCTCGAGGAAATTAAATTGGACTGGAGTgaagtgaaaaacagtcgtaacaacagaaagctgcaccaagtcaaaacaacagaaaaaacacttcagCAAGTGTTAAGTAAACATGAGAATGTATTGAAAGAGGAGTTGGGCACCCTGAAAGGTATGAAAGCTGCTATTAATGTGAAAAGTTATGCCACCCCACGCTTCTTCCGTCCACGTTCTGTCCCCTTTGCTATGCGAGCAAAAGTCGACGAGGAAATAGACCGACTGTTGAAAGAAGGCATCATCTCGCCAGTGAAATATGCTGAATGGGCGGCGCCAGTAGTGCCACTTCTGAAGCCCACAGGGACAATAAGACTGTGTGGGGATTACAAGCTTCACTGGAGCAGTATCCAATACCCAGAATGGAGGACCTGTTTGCCACACTATCCGGGGGTAAGCGGTTCTCAAAATTAGACATGAACCACGCTTACCAGCAAATCCTCTTGGATGACCAATCGAAAAAGTATGTAACAGTAAACACATCCAGGGGGCTGTTCACGTATAACAGATTGCCTTTTGGAGTGGCCTCTGCTCCAGCAATATTCCAGAAATCCAAGAACCTGTTGAACTCAGCAGAGGTGTTAGTTCATTATTCTGCTGACCAAGAGTTGGTTCTCTCATGTGATGCATCCCCATACGGCGTAGGCGCCGTATTATCACATAAGATGGAGGACGGTGGCGAGAGACCTTTGGGGTTCATGTCACGCACACTCTCTCCTGCTGAGAAAAAGTATTCTCAGCTTGACAAAGAAGGTTTAGCTGTGATGTTTGGCATCAAGAAATTTCACAAATACTTGTATGGCCGAGTTTTCAcaatgacaggggatttctttaaatcaccctgccgttcttcagtTGAGACGTCTGAGTTCAGAATCATATTATACAatcatattatacaatattctcttgacattccctcctgttgagcatgaaatgaaatgtacaattcatcagtgagtaactacttgtctttcacattcttagttactacatcattagcacttcatcttcatctgacaaataggaaaagaagtcttcatCGGTTTTGGTACATCTGCGTATGCTGTGAATGACAAACTaatcatctgtgaaattacagctttaaacaaagaataacataagtaaagaaaagcaaaataaaatcaagaaaaattcaatgacgatcaacagtctctttaaaCTTGTTAAAGTTGAGGGCTTCTTGCTGGATCAGGATgacgatgttgttgttgttgttgtgcacttTACAAAAGTCACTCTGAAGGTGGTCGGAAATCAGAATTAGTGCACCTGTCCCAGGGTGTTTCCCATATATGGTTGTGTTAATATGCTCGGCATGTGCGAGCAGacataacagtctttctctgtggtcttgTTAAACACATATCTGTATCAGGCATTTTTCATCCAAGGGTGgatgtgatcttgtgtcatgtccatTAGGTGTAAGTTGTCGTACGtccatcttctctgtctgcctcgtgGCTCAGCTGCTGTTGGCATCGGCTGGGGTCCTGTAAGGGTGAGCTTTGTAGTCAAGGTAACCATCAGGGTTCCCCTTCACACCTACACCTGGCTGCCTAAAGTTGATCGGATAGAGATTGGAGTGCGGGCTTACCCTACGGGGGCCCCAAGAACGCACTTACCACCCTCACCCCCGAAACAACCAAGCGTAGGCGCTTCCTCCTCGGTGTCGGGGCTTCCGGGACCTCAACctttgcagtggctctgatgtatccaagatggtctctctgcaattttaaaggctgtgggtgttgtcaataacacttggtttcaacctgcaagagactggagagtcttacggcagtttattgttcaaaacaatatccttattttctagtagttttgccatccattctgccagagttgtttctctgacggatttttctaaaggttcacttgtcACTGGGAGTGGAAAAGGTCTCCCATGAACAACCTCAAATAATGTCAGTTTTGAGAGCCTTGTGTTAatttcatccacatttttactaggcctatgcacTCAGGCCATTCAGGCCAGAATGATTGcataaacattttgcaactgagattgcatctgctttttccactggataaatctctagccattttgagaatacgtctataatcactagagTATAAAAGTGTGTATTAAGGACCTGGACTATCCCCCCCCCTGAGGACACATGGGTCACcccatgtgtcactaatgctgctgttctgcacaGGGACTTGGGGAGTATCGGTTTACCTTcacaagtcatcaaatcatattattttggGTATTCTGATGATTAAATTGTGCCCTAAAGCAATGTCAGCTGACTTTCTTACTGCTTCTGCTGCGGCTGCACAGGCCTGCACGTCCATCTATGTGTAAGTAGAAAGGCTTATCATAATCAGGCAAAGCCaaaactgtatttgtctgtaatgccagtttcaagttactgaatgcttcttctgctttcttctttgtagatgcaacactacattttgacttagggcattttaggcaattcctatttctcaaagaattcatacatcttacatatttcaaacttttaagttaaggaaaaactttgcattgcttacagcacataactcacagctctaaaactcgacattgttaaatcatgtgcctaatcattatatgtcactgtgatccacaagtatgatcacaaatttgttttccaaacttacaaaacaaacaaacaaaacaaaaacaaattgcctatggcaccaaggctttgcgttcatattaattgagtgtaagctgctttcttcattgcaagtgtttgtttcaataaggtttaattcatgcatcttatcactgagttctaaattcaaactatctcacttctaattcatttcaataataatctcacatgtaacaatttgtgtatgtgtgttttcattttgtgtttacctcttttaaacgtgatatggtggacatccctaaacaatcatgagttgtGGCTTCAATTTTtccaatccaattatatcctatattctcgcagtcaaactcgtccagcttcatctctcactggtcctttttcattcacagtgtcctattcgggcttcaaagctccagcaaacacagtctgtttcttctctgttttgatctttcagtattcttcttccttcagtcttattttcatttgctctgttttcttctccattcatcttttcagtcttctcttccaagattgctccaAGCATAGCAAACATGAgagtcagtgccttcaagcagacacatcacactgttcttcaccagcatgcatgttgcatctttcatactgctggactcatcagtcgtcgtcagtgttactgctttcgctTGCACTGCTTTTAGCTtcagttaattcttcaagtccacgatgttctgtcggtcttcatcaggaaattgactgtccttgactgtcctttgagtttcttctcagtttcagggacaaagtgagagatcaagctgcacaatttcgagccaaagactggcttatcttctcccaattctgttaatctattgttctgccgctgtactcaaggttccaatgttgagagaagtccacctgtattggcacactaaagcatagaATTAAtatcatattcattttttatcttaaaacctgcatttgcttcatctgcccagagttaactctctctctcttctctggaTGCACACTTGTCACAGTGACtttcccttttatgggcatgcatttcctgtcccaGACACCCACATTTCCTCTCACACAGCAGGcacacagagccatatttcctgttttctgcagactctgtctccctttgtatttatagtctaaaaaccctctttaattctactaaatcttgatctaaaaacaatacaccttcatttcactcacacacttttgaatagagctctttcacacatcaggACAATTAAcacttctccacacacacaccattctttaggtcagttttatagcatcagtcacccaataatctcttaaGTGGGTGTaccaagtgtatatacttaagtgttttcaatcagaaaaataaactcaacctctcataacatcactcatgcgtttcttgaattaaaagcacttgcaaactttaaacatcctattttacatcacaaaagaaatatatttcacactcctttatttcatacacactttttaaacgttctaacctctttcagacgccatgaattgtctcacacacactgccttttctctcaaacagagtcactcaaatcaaatactgacagcattcacacggttaaaatcactcaaaatacactTTCCTATGCGTATTTTGGACATGGCTTCCacaatcagaaagagcaagtcaaaaagaaaagaaaaaaactgaaacctctcgtCATCCTCAcgcttctcaccacacacacataactaaaaataaaacacaccagcctttatggctcaagatatatacatctatcaaaattcagtcaattactatacatccacagtaatgaattcacaCTCTATTTATActattgtagtgagcaaaaccagcatctcagtcacaggcatttagcaatatttgcaaacaatagttataaagctcaataaGACTCTACGCCGAAAGCAACACTCtgcatgcgcgtcaccgctcctcatttgcatcctcacacacacaccgtctAAAAATAGAATCAGCAGCCAGTGCACTGTTGTGTtgtctcaaacctgtagctttagctgttgtattcaGGGCTTGACTTATTatttgttagtataggtttgctcttcatctcaagAAAGTCTCATCTAGGATAACAGGTTTAcaaacaggtcaagtgtctctatgcacttgattagattaggtattttccttattttcttcatctcagatatcattgtactgagtttgagcaaaccttaagcttgaatcagactacttttaacaattatccacgtcacatcataactgactgaggtgcctcttattattaatattatgtcataattaatattattgttttgttcttcctttttttataacagctatagtatattacaatacactactatACTACTAGtatacaatagtttattattttatattttattatgtatccatcacgggtctgtgtgaatctgcagcttcataccttcccaagctggagacatttgcttttccttggctgaccaatgacacagccttaatataccttatgcatctctcttttttatttgatatgttttcgtgtgaattatctggtttcatgcatggttgtcttcccaattttgtatCATTTGGTAataccaatttacaggttgctatgcttcctattattagtttgaatataGTAGCGATAAACTctactttaatttaagttaaccttaatttaaccttttgtttattccactgcattcctctttccatgctttaaaatacaactcttgtgtatgctttgatttctttttagcttccttttcagtatttatttctgcttggagggtttcttataatttagttatacattatacatacagttatacattttccctcccacgtgggacatttaggtgttctttggatttctccatctatatgcactaatttgtccggcgcctggacattttctctctaaccactgctcgtcagcagtgagttttgtgggCTGATTCCCCATTGTTACAACACAACTGCAGAACTCTCTGGTATGAGACTCAGGAGTGGttgctgacacgcccttctactccGGGACTACTTCCGCGGAGCGGTGTCAGTTTTACGGGACAGAACCCAACCTACTTCTTCgtcaccagtacttcagcgtcttacagcaaataaaataacaataacaactgGAGGCAActcagcagcgtattgtgctgtaaaattagTTTACCTccaacagacagaaaaatgacatacacaaaacacatatattcaCTCTTTTTTCTTTACGCGCGCGGGTCCTTGCGGCGGACCAGGCCAGTTTTAACTTTTATGCACCCGTACAGTGGGTCAGCCTAATGCGCTATTAATCCTTGCGGCGGATAAGACCTATGCGCTTCTCTTTTGTGCACCCGTGCAGTGGGTCAGCCTAATGCGCTATTAATCCTTGCGGCGGATAAGACCTATGCGCTTCTCTTTTGTGCACCCGTGCAGTGGGTCAGCCTAATGCGCTATTAATCCTTGCGGCGGATAAGACCTATGCGCTTCTCTTTTCAAACCCTTGCGGGGGGTTAGACctaaaaagtgttttctcaccctcagtcgtcttttgctggttgttcCGGTCATCTGGGTGGACCCCGACGTCGTGGACCAGGCCCGGCCTGGATACGAATTTACGCCCAGGGCTTTCAcctctacctggagagggctgtcgacagacttcggttCTGGCTTTCCCACGACGTCAGGATGCAGCAATCAGAccttattggagtcacagaaacgtgTCTGGTGTTTCCATCTCTAGGCTtgaaggaccaatttaaatgacaggggatttctttaaatcccCCTGCCGTTCTTCAGTTGAGACGTCTGAgttcagaaaacacacaaacactgcagaagtttttcactcgcgaggggcagTCATAGAACGCACGAACTGCGTCTATTGACTGTCTCCgcttttatttatacttttctgtgtgattgtgtgtgtgtgtgtgtgtgtgtgtgtgtgtgtgtgtgtgtacaacgGTCGTCATtcagagcagcgggtttttccccttttttacatttgcatgttcttgtCTTTAtatctaaatgttctctgaagacaggaagcggttagtagctgcatcggttcatcacacaagttactaggtgaaaagtcacataaACATGTGCTTAAtaataagataaaaagatacatttcatatagctgatcatattatacaatattctcttgacACACGATTTACACAGATCATAAACCCCTGATCTCACTGTTCAATGAAAAGAAGCCTATACCTTAGATGGGCTCACCAAGAGTACAAAGATGGGCCGTGACATTGAGTGCTTACGAGTACAACATCAGGTACAAGCCAGGAAAACACCATGAAAACGCCGATGCGCTCAATCGGTTGCCGGTAGCAGACTCAGCACCTGAGCAAGAGATGGCTGAGCAGGTTTTAATGATGGATGTACTGGATGACACATTAGTTGACACTGCACAGATCAAACGTTGGACAGCTAAGGATATCTTGTTGTCGCAAGTCCACGAGTACACCTTAAAAGGCTGGCCAGCTCAGACCGATGCCTGTTTAAAGCCGTATCGACAGAGGAAGCTGGAAATGTGTGTGACGGATGGTTGTGTGCTCTGGGGAGCCCGAGTAATTATTCCCACCAAAGGCCGAGACAAAATATTGAAACTCCTGTACCAGACTCATACAGGCATGTCGAAGATGAAAGGCTTGGCAAGGTCTTATGTATGGTGGTCAGGGATGGATGTGAACATTGAAAGAGAAGTGCAGGCATGTGAGGAGTGTCAGAAACACCATAAGTCACCACCTACTGCACCATTACACCCGTGGGAGTGGCCGGAGTCACCATGGTCCAAAATCCATGTGGACTACACAGGGCCTTTCCTCAGGGAGATGTTTCTAATCATTGTGGATACTCATTCCAAGTGGATGGACATTTACCCTGTGAAATCCTCTACATCACAGGTAACTATAGAGAAACTGCACCAGAGTTTCAGTGTGTTTGGACTACCTAAAATGTTAGTTTCAGACAACGGAACATGTTTCACAAGTGCTGAATTTGAGTCATTCATGAAGCAGAATGGAATTGACCATGTGAGATCAGCACCTTTCCACCCTTCTTCAAATGGGCTGGCTGAGAGGGCGGTCCAGACCTTTAAGGAGGGGATGAAGAAAGTCAAAGGTGATACCTTGCAAACCAGACTGTCCCGATTTCTGTTCAGTTATCGCATCACACCGCATGCCACTACTGGTTTATCACCTGCAGAGTTGATGATGTCACGGAGACTCAGATCAGTTTTGGACTTGCTCATGCCTgatgtgaaaacaaaagtgcagcacaaacaattgaaacagaaagaaaatcagaCAGGGAGGCGGAGCCATTGCTTGACAAAGAAGCAGTGCCTGAGTGCTGCTTACCATCAGAGTTGGACACATCGCCACAACCTCCGGCAACGGAGCTGCCTTATGCTCCGGAGACTCGGCCTCCCGGACACTCCTCAATGACACCAGTGTTGCGACGTTCCCAGAGAGAGAGACGTCCACCAGAGACTTTAAAGGACTTTGTTAGATAGAGTGAGATCTTCTAGAAATAGAGTGTAGAGATTAGaaagatattttgctgctatagTTTGCTGCTATtgtttataatcatcattaccattccattaattattaatattgatattgcattcagatgtttaaacatactggtatcatattagcctttattacaggtccagtgagaaccactttaaactattgagttgaatttataatcttaaatgctttGTATAATCTTGAATGTTTATAGGCAGATTGCATTGTATTATAAAAGAAAGGCCTAACTCTGAGTACACTCTGTGCTAAAGTAGACAGGAAGTGCCGGGTTTTGAGCGTGCttgtgaaagtgaaactaaagcaGAATCTAAGTGTAAGTTACTTTGAGGAGCTGTTTGGATGATGCTATATTAATAACCAggttattcattattatcttttattcatttatatcttttgTTAGGTTTTaagtagtggcatttgattgaaacatttgtttaataCATCATATACATAAGTTAAGATTATTACATGAGGATGCCTCGGTCTGGTTGCATAAGCGAAGAGGTGAAATAGGGTGCAATTGTGGTTAGCACCCTATTTggttagcacacacacacatacagttagAGAGAATCAtttgtaggtgaaagtttaagcatgttttgctaTGACTGTATTTCTGTGTATACGTGACTGTTTGATGAAGAAGCAGGTGCAGGATGCGAGAGCTAAGGCGGGTTGCGGGACACCACCTGCGGAGAAGATGGAAGCGagtgttcttttaattgtgtcccaagttgtcaacagaacatttgtggttttgaaactgATGCATGTAATGACGTAGAGAGGGCGTCCGTAAACATACCTTGATGCTATAAAACTATTGTTGGGTCGTTGTTGGGGCGAGATCTGATGCTGTTTGCATACAGTGATCATCATCTCCCCCGTGTggtcattaaaatcaattgtttgaccaaGCTTTTCTAGACCATGGTTGTTTTTACTCTTGCCCTCAATATTGaacccttaacatttgggggcttcgtccgGTGGTTAAGGAGGGAGAGTGAGTTTGGTCTGAGGTGGTCAGACGGGcaggcattggtcagtggtcGAAAGTGAGTGGGCATACGCCGGCGCATtaaaaaggtaaggcactacctgttgaattatttccaaagtgtgccaaattGGACATGGAAAATTAAGGTCTATTCACTGAAATTACcggtaaatgtctgttttcattttggtgAAGGTCTCATGAGAATTgtggttgaagtaatgataatgaagtttATAAGTAACAGTACTGGGTTGGAGTCccaaggaaaaggaaaacagtgaaAGTGAGTTCGAGGCTCACGTAGGAattagggaatttggtcattttgtgggttaaaGTCCCGTTGGTCATCAGGTCAGACCTTtgttggtcattttgtgggtgaAAGTCCCCATTGTCCATCAGGGTAGATCTGCCTCAGTCATACACTTGTTTTGGGTgttgattgttgtttcaaagtaTTATAAATTTTTGTAGAACGGCAGTTGGACACTGCTAAGAAGCGCATTGCTCAGAGGTAACGCTTGCTGAGGCCGAGGACGCTCAGGCCTCGTCCTCTACGAGGGATAGTCAGTTGGCTACTGTGGAACTTGGAACTTTGGGGCACTCCAAAATAGCTAGGAGTTCGAGAGCAACAATGCGCTCTGATCTCACAGGAAGGATGTACCTTCCtagttagtaaaaaaaaaaaaaaaaagattgtaaagaaaaaaaaagaaaagaaacattgaAACATATGTACAGTTGTATGGTTGTATGGTTACCTTAATTACGTGTTGATTGCTTGTTAAGCATTGTTTACATAAGCAGTTATTTTGTAAGTCAAGGGAGTTGTTGACTTAAGGGGGGAGGAGATGTGGTATCGCAAGAAATTAGTtggttatataaatatatgagtATGCATAATAGTTATTATTCATAGATACCTACATACTAAGTTCCTGTTATTCATCTGAAAGAAACAGAATGAGTGTGTCGTTACAATGGTAATGCCAGGAGAGGCGGTATTGGTTCTGTGTTACATTTATGTTGTAAGAAAGTGGAAGAAGAGAGTGTCCTGTAGGAGGCAGAAAAATGGGCACTGATGTTCTGAACATGTACTGACAAGAAGGCTCAGTAAACAAGTTGCAACGATACTCCGTAAGActcaattattttatttttgtttttgaagatgCAACAATATGGGAGAAGTACTCTTTAACTGATATCAGTTCACTTCCAGGACACAAAGAGCATGTAAAGATAACTGGCTGTCCCCATCTACTCGAAGAATCAATATGACATGACATTAACTCAAATGTGTTTTGAGAGCATTCCATGTTTTAAATGAACAAGGGCATGGATATGAGTGTGCATGGATATGAGTGTCTTTGACCATAATGGCCATGCTTTAATCTGTAATGCTTATTGGTACCTTGTCAAAACACTTTCAGTATTTCAGCACTGTTTACACTTCCACATTTAAAGcctagaaaaaaatgaaagaagttTGTTAGTCATCAGCaataactgattttttttttgatttttttttaaaaagagaatggATTTGTTCATCTCTGGAGTACATGTTCTATTAATACCTCAAATAAATACTTACAACCACATCTGAGCCACTTTTGTTGCATCTATTGAGAGACAGAACTAGCTGACCAACCTAAAATGAAATTGTCACTTTGCTAACCAATGGAAACTGATACAAGgaattaaccctctggggttcagggtataattggccatttttgactacttttgattttacctctatatttcacctttaaaaactgtttatcttgccttgtttggtatcattattttcagctaTATTAGCACATATTAGCACCTATATtagcacaattgatctaaattcagacaaaaaattcaaaatccgagcagaaaaaagttatattttttactgtaaaacccacaaacatgtttaacaaatcattttcataacttgaaatgcaaatagaaattgtacatttctaaaaattctGCACatattttgcaaacaacaaagctaTATGGTACTATtcacctaaaaatgcagccaaggtctCAGGCATTTTTTATATAatcatttaaatctatttacagatcaatcaggtgttctgcatcaaataagaaggcacacaaattatttgtgccagcccaaaaaatagtttgtgttcagtataagacagaggagaataCCACAGGcctaaaacctgcaggtctgacagcaggaggtgtatcagtCCTGTTTTCCATGTGGGAACATGTGTTttcactggaatctgcctttggtggcttttttggagCAAATGTGATATTCAGCagtataactgacacacaatacaaaacaataactacacaacacactaaccTC
The sequence above is a segment of the Oreochromis aureus strain Israel breed Guangdong linkage group 3, ZZ_aureus, whole genome shotgun sequence genome. Coding sequences within it:
- the LOC120433832 gene encoding uncharacterized protein K02A2.6-like, which produces MGSPRVQRWAVTLSAYEYNIRYKPGKHHENADALNRLPVADSAPEQEMAEQVLMMDVLDDTLVDTAQIKRWTAKDILLSQVHEYTLKGWPAQTDACLKPYRQRKLEMCVTDGCVLWGARVIIPTKGRDKILKLLYQTHTGMSKMKGLARSYVWWSGMDVNIEREVQACEECQKHHKSPPTAPLHPWEWPESPWSKIHVDYTGPFLREMFLIIVDTHSKWMDIYPVKSSTSQVTIEKLHQSFSVFGLPKMLVSDNGTCFTSAEFESFMKQNGIDHVRSAPFHPSSNGLAERAVQTFKEGMKKVKGDTLQTRLSRFLFSYRITPHATTGLSPAELMMSRRLRSVLDLLMPDVKTKVQHKQLKQKENQTGRRSHCLTKKQCLSAAYHQSWTHRHNLRQRSCLMLRRLGLPDTPQ